From a region of the uncultured Fibrobacter sp. genome:
- a CDS encoding segregation/condensation protein A, protein MNEYEGTDLSKAGDFLYMASRLMALKVQELLPAEQRDPEMEAEYNEDREQLMKEMLEYQRFKQVASGLQEMESENFGTYSRGRLEKTQTDEETLADANIWQLFRAYQKSLKTKISETIHHIELDYVTIQDRQQAINNYLSVNGRALFEDLLDNDSHPIVAAVTFMAMLEMIKTDEIVFRQSELFGPIWIYRKKNNADYAEEMAHETVFFSKDPDVKPGLVEAIRNQAIARSKEQTVGDLAAVMREAVLWTSRGRNVSEEDLTAMLEGREDLSEVQENPFAEMMKEDEAAEGTQTPAENAPVEEAAPAESTAPAEETAPVIESAPETSAPVEETVAPVVEKTPVEEIASPEARNDVNEEPVDISVEPVDEAPAEEPQPSDNMTDEEFEAFMKKAQAFYDTQASENSDNSDDDDDFPSIEVHSGDN, encoded by the coding sequence GTGAACGAGTACGAGGGCACCGACCTGTCGAAGGCGGGTGATTTCTTGTACATGGCAAGCCGCTTGATGGCGCTCAAGGTGCAAGAACTTTTGCCGGCCGAACAGCGCGACCCCGAGATGGAAGCGGAATACAACGAAGACCGCGAACAGCTCATGAAGGAAATGCTGGAATACCAGCGCTTTAAGCAAGTCGCGAGCGGCCTCCAGGAAATGGAAAGCGAGAACTTCGGTACGTATTCCCGCGGTCGCTTGGAAAAGACGCAGACCGACGAAGAGACTTTGGCCGACGCGAACATTTGGCAGCTTTTCCGCGCTTACCAGAAGAGTCTGAAGACCAAGATTTCGGAAACGATTCACCACATTGAACTTGACTACGTGACCATTCAGGACCGCCAGCAGGCGATTAACAATTACCTGTCGGTGAATGGCCGCGCCCTGTTCGAAGATTTGCTCGACAACGATTCTCACCCGATTGTCGCGGCAGTGACCTTCATGGCCATGCTCGAGATGATCAAGACGGACGAAATCGTATTCCGCCAGAGCGAACTGTTCGGACCGATTTGGATTTACCGCAAGAAGAATAACGCCGACTACGCCGAAGAAATGGCACACGAGACCGTATTCTTCAGCAAGGATCCGGACGTGAAGCCGGGCCTTGTGGAAGCAATTCGCAATCAGGCGATTGCACGTTCCAAGGAACAGACCGTGGGCGATTTGGCAGCGGTGATGCGCGAAGCCGTGCTGTGGACCAGCCGCGGCAGGAACGTGAGCGAAGAAGATTTGACCGCCATGCTCGAAGGTCGCGAAGACTTGAGCGAAGTGCAGGAAAACCCGTTCGCCGAGATGATGAAGGAAGACGAGGCTGCCGAAGGCACTCAGACTCCGGCAGAGAATGCTCCGGTTGAAGAGGCCGCACCTGCAGAAAGCACCGCGCCTGCGGAAGAAACCGCACCGGTTATTGAATCTGCACCCGAGACAAGCGCGCCCGTCGAAGAAACCGTCGCACCGGTCGTTGAAAAAACGCCGGTGGAAGAGATTGCTTCGCCAGAGGCTCGCAATGACGTGAACGAAGAACCTGTTGACATCTCGGTTGAGCCTGTCGATGAGGCTCCGGCTGAAGAGCCGCAGCCGTCAGACAACATGACGGACGAAGAATTCGAAGCATTCATGAAAAAAGCCCAGGCGTTCTATGACACCCAGGCTTCTGAAAATTCAGACAATTCTGACGACGATGACGACTTCCCGTCAATCGAAGTCCATTCCGGCGACAACTAA
- the glmS gene encoding glutamine--fructose-6-phosphate transaminase (isomerizing), protein MCGIVGYIGQNEALPILVGGLKKLEYRGYDSSGVALIEDGNIETVRASGKIAALEDKLKTKPLHGHVGIAHTRWATHGAPTEQNAHPHQSFDGKISIVHNGIIENYAILKKKLQSEGVEFKSETDTEVVAHLIARYYKGNLKEAVLKAISKIEGTFGLAVICKDEPGTMIGARRGSPLILGIGQNEFYLASDVSAIIMHTQKVVYLDDNDIVEIKEDGYNLLNTHSQPVQHEVQDVEFDADAIAKGGFAHFMLKEIFEQPEVLRNTMRGRLLYAEGNAKLAGLDTNIKELRNINRIIITACGTSYYAGMVGEYMIEDLAGVPVEVEYASEFRYRNPIIKPGTLVLAISQSGETADTLAALKEAQQKGATALAICNGVGSTIARTSDGGVYLHAGPEIGVASTKAFTSQVTVLAMIALLLGRQRRLSFEAGSDIVKAMQELPELVEQTLKLSDQIAGIANKYVKANNFLYLGRHFNYPVAMEGALKLKEISYIHAEGYPAAEMKHGPIALIDENMPVVVIAPKDALFDKVISNVREIKARGGKVIAISTEDCHPLDEIADHLIKVPKTIPMLMPIVTCVPLQLLAYHIAVLRGNDVDQPRNLAKSVTVE, encoded by the coding sequence ATGTGCGGAATTGTCGGATATATCGGCCAAAACGAAGCTCTACCTATCTTGGTCGGCGGTCTTAAAAAGTTGGAATACCGCGGCTACGACAGCTCGGGCGTTGCCCTGATTGAAGACGGAAATATTGAAACGGTCCGTGCTTCCGGCAAGATTGCAGCCCTCGAAGACAAGCTCAAGACAAAGCCTCTCCACGGCCATGTCGGCATTGCCCACACCCGTTGGGCCACCCATGGCGCTCCGACCGAACAGAACGCTCACCCCCACCAGAGTTTTGACGGCAAGATTTCGATTGTCCATAACGGCATTATCGAAAACTATGCCATTTTGAAGAAGAAACTCCAGTCCGAAGGCGTTGAATTCAAGTCCGAAACCGACACCGAAGTTGTCGCCCACTTGATTGCCCGCTATTACAAGGGCAACCTCAAGGAAGCCGTTCTCAAGGCCATTTCCAAGATTGAAGGCACCTTTGGCCTTGCCGTGATTTGCAAGGATGAACCCGGCACCATGATCGGTGCCCGCCGCGGTAGCCCGCTTATTCTGGGTATCGGCCAGAACGAATTCTACTTGGCATCCGACGTTTCTGCAATCATCATGCACACGCAGAAGGTCGTTTACCTCGACGATAACGACATCGTTGAAATCAAGGAAGACGGCTACAACCTGTTGAACACGCACAGCCAGCCGGTACAGCACGAAGTGCAAGACGTGGAATTCGATGCCGACGCCATTGCGAAGGGCGGTTTTGCCCACTTCATGCTCAAGGAAATTTTTGAACAGCCCGAAGTGCTCCGCAACACCATGCGCGGCCGCCTGCTGTACGCCGAAGGCAATGCCAAGCTTGCAGGCCTCGACACCAACATCAAGGAACTCCGCAACATCAACCGTATCATCATTACCGCCTGCGGTACCAGCTACTATGCCGGTATGGTCGGCGAATACATGATTGAAGACTTGGCCGGCGTCCCGGTCGAAGTGGAATACGCTTCGGAATTCCGCTACCGTAACCCGATTATCAAGCCGGGTACGCTCGTTCTCGCCATTAGCCAGTCCGGCGAAACCGCCGATACACTTGCCGCCCTCAAGGAAGCCCAGCAGAAGGGTGCCACCGCTCTTGCCATTTGTAACGGCGTGGGTTCCACCATCGCCCGCACCAGCGACGGCGGCGTTTACCTGCACGCAGGCCCCGAAATCGGCGTGGCATCGACCAAGGCGTTCACGAGCCAGGTGACTGTGCTTGCCATGATTGCCCTTTTGCTTGGCCGCCAGCGCAGACTTTCTTTTGAAGCAGGCTCCGACATCGTGAAGGCCATGCAGGAACTCCCGGAACTTGTGGAACAGACCCTCAAGCTTTCCGACCAGATTGCAGGCATCGCCAACAAGTACGTGAAGGCAAACAACTTCTTGTACCTGGGCCGCCACTTCAACTACCCGGTCGCCATGGAAGGCGCTTTGAAGCTCAAGGAAATCAGCTATATTCACGCCGAAGGCTACCCCGCTGCAGAAATGAAGCACGGTCCCATTGCCTTGATCGACGAAAATATGCCGGTCGTGGTGATTGCCCCGAAGGACGCCCTGTTTGACAAGGTCATCAGCAACGTGCGCGAAATCAAGGCCCGTGGCGGTAAGGTGATTGCCATCTCCACCGAAGATTGCCACCCGCTCGACGAAATTGCCGACCACCTGATCAAGGTTCCGAAGACTATCCCGATGCTCATGCCGATCGTGACATGCGTGCCGCTCCAGCTGCTTGCTTACCACATCGCCGTACTTCGCGGAAACGACGTGGACCAGCCGCGCAACCTCGCCAAGAGCGTGACCGTGGAATAA
- a CDS encoding M23 family metallopeptidase, translating into MKFILSIALSAFFAFSLLGCNEEKKIQGLKDEGDRLRAQIDSLTNEIEQAQLQPGNWIVHNDTVRAGDGLFQVLVRMQINEKERGKIVLALQDSAELSKLRVGQVFYAAIDSSGSVQRFRYAPNPANIHMLSRTENGYVYSLIQKPVKRRQSIFEGALTEGSTLNGTLFKVGIPGRMVGIVSGVLQCKVAFPLARAGDKFRILLEETFYQDSIWIDGRVVYAEFDGRIVGHHEAFRYQDPDPKSSFNAHYTEKGEALVFDGLRYPLDRLHITSPFGSRIHPITGQRKMHAGIDYGSPTGTPVYAVAEGVVTVSGFDPYSGNKIAIRHRDRSESWYMHLSVRGVKVGSKVAARQCIGRVGSTGRSTGPHLHLGFKNEKGKWINPASKTMIAAPKLEGQRLARLKEQVAEIRKQIEATLAAPAVKANDTTDVMVRMRSL; encoded by the coding sequence GTGAAATTTATTTTGTCGATTGCGTTGTCTGCGTTTTTTGCATTTTCGCTACTTGGCTGTAACGAAGAAAAGAAAATTCAAGGTCTGAAAGATGAAGGCGACCGCCTACGCGCGCAAATCGATTCCCTCACGAATGAAATTGAACAGGCGCAATTGCAACCCGGCAACTGGATTGTGCATAATGATACCGTCCGTGCAGGCGATGGCCTTTTCCAGGTGCTTGTCCGCATGCAGATTAATGAAAAGGAACGCGGCAAGATTGTGCTTGCTCTTCAGGATAGTGCCGAACTTTCCAAACTTCGTGTGGGTCAGGTCTTTTACGCCGCCATCGACTCTTCGGGTAGTGTCCAGCGATTCCGTTATGCCCCGAATCCGGCGAACATTCACATGCTCAGCCGTACTGAAAATGGTTACGTCTATAGTTTGATTCAAAAGCCGGTAAAGCGCAGACAGTCCATTTTCGAAGGCGCGTTGACCGAAGGCAGCACCTTGAACGGCACGCTCTTCAAGGTTGGTATTCCCGGTCGCATGGTAGGCATTGTGAGTGGTGTGCTTCAGTGCAAGGTGGCTTTCCCGTTGGCTCGCGCTGGTGACAAGTTCCGCATTTTGCTCGAAGAAACTTTCTATCAGGATTCTATCTGGATTGATGGCCGAGTCGTTTATGCCGAATTCGATGGCCGCATTGTGGGCCACCACGAAGCCTTCCGTTACCAAGATCCGGACCCGAAAAGTTCCTTTAACGCCCACTATACCGAAAAGGGCGAAGCGCTCGTGTTCGACGGCCTGCGTTACCCGCTCGACCGCCTGCATATTACAAGCCCCTTTGGTAGCCGCATTCACCCCATTACGGGCCAGCGCAAAATGCATGCCGGCATTGACTACGGTAGCCCCACGGGCACGCCGGTTTACGCCGTCGCCGAAGGTGTTGTGACAGTTTCGGGCTTTGATCCGTACAGCGGCAACAAGATTGCCATTCGCCACCGCGACCGTTCCGAAAGTTGGTACATGCACCTTTCTGTTCGCGGCGTCAAGGTGGGTTCCAAGGTGGCTGCTCGCCAGTGCATTGGCCGCGTAGGTTCCACGGGCCGAAGCACCGGCCCGCACCTGCATCTGGGTTTCAAGAACGAAAAGGGCAAATGGATCAATCCGGCATCCAAGACCATGATTGCTGCCCCCAAGCTCGAAGGGCAGCGGCTTGCTCGCCTCAAGGAACAGGTGGCCGAGATCCGCAAACAAATAGAGGCGACTCTCGCCGCCCCTGCCGTAAAAGCAAACGACACCACCGATGTGATGGTGCGTATGCGTAGCTTGTAA
- a CDS encoding S41 family peptidase — protein sequence MDLKKTLAIFGAIPFLFSACSQTTSSSSDERDIAADLFPEMEHINNEYEAELYFNYEMLDLFYIYAHMRNELADDYKVYLNKGTSQDSRTKGYCSVDYYDVCYMYNQMADPFTRYFDPLVADQIYSSILESESIVGIGAEVEEVQDSASRYLLITEIYPGSPAQKAGLKVGDIVTQVDGLNITSANNFENMCTGNKGDVINIVVTRNSEPISLNVTVDEFNEPSVKLTYQDSIPVIQIKEFVVTSISDSGSYGEFVAALKKTEGATSTIIDLRDNPGGETEQCANMAAELLSAGDTVVIDIEATVDSIANGRGMKYFQIFDTLTVTAEHDGIGKNRYYVFMADTGSASCAETMLSALTANRKVPVVGQLTYGKGIGQLVIQTDVGEGLALVTALQGFDKNWESYHDLGIVPDFEIDDPDAQMAKAVEIAKEATYIRSAGYGTQKLNHFSKEHEHEASGRIPTAKDLKLRYKIAK from the coding sequence ATGGACCTGAAAAAGACACTCGCCATTTTTGGCGCTATACCATTTTTATTTTCGGCTTGTTCGCAAACCACCAGCAGTTCGTCTGACGAACGTGACATTGCGGCCGACTTGTTCCCCGAAATGGAACACATCAATAACGAATACGAAGCCGAACTTTATTTCAATTATGAAATGCTCGACCTGTTCTACATTTACGCCCACATGCGTAACGAACTGGCCGACGACTACAAGGTTTACTTGAATAAGGGAACAAGCCAAGACAGCCGCACCAAGGGTTACTGTTCTGTTGACTATTACGACGTATGCTACATGTACAACCAGATGGCAGACCCCTTCACCCGTTATTTCGACCCCCTTGTCGCAGACCAGATTTATTCCAGCATTTTGGAATCTGAATCTATCGTAGGCATCGGTGCCGAAGTTGAAGAAGTGCAAGATTCCGCATCTCGCTACTTGCTTATAACCGAAATTTATCCGGGTTCTCCGGCACAAAAAGCCGGCTTGAAGGTCGGAGATATCGTTACCCAGGTAGATGGCCTTAACATTACCTCGGCAAACAATTTCGAAAACATGTGCACCGGCAACAAAGGCGATGTCATCAACATCGTTGTCACGCGCAACTCGGAACCGATTAGCCTCAACGTGACTGTAGACGAGTTCAACGAACCCTCCGTCAAGCTCACTTACCAAGACTCCATTCCAGTAATCCAGATTAAGGAATTTGTCGTAACCTCGATTAGCGACAGCGGTTCCTATGGCGAATTCGTGGCGGCTCTCAAAAAGACCGAAGGCGCCACCTCCACGATTATCGACTTGCGCGACAACCCCGGTGGCGAAACCGAACAGTGCGCCAACATGGCCGCTGAACTGCTTTCTGCAGGAGACACCGTCGTAATCGATATCGAAGCCACGGTCGATTCCATTGCCAATGGACGAGGCATGAAGTATTTCCAGATATTCGACACCCTTACCGTTACCGCAGAACACGACGGCATTGGCAAGAACCGCTACTATGTCTTTATGGCTGACACGGGCTCTGCAAGCTGCGCCGAAACCATGCTTTCGGCACTGACGGCAAACCGCAAAGTTCCGGTCGTGGGCCAGCTGACCTACGGAAAGGGAATCGGACAACTCGTAATCCAGACCGATGTCGGAGAAGGTCTCGCCCTAGTGACGGCACTGCAAGGTTTCGACAAGAACTGGGAAAGCTACCACGACTTGGGAATTGTGCCGGACTTTGAAATCGACGATCCGGACGCACAGATGGCCAAGGCCGTGGAAATCGCCAAAGAAGCAACATACATTCGTTCCGCAGGTTACGGCACGCAAAAGCTCAACCACTTCTCTAAGGAACACGAGCACGAAGCCTCTGGCAGAATTCCGACAGCCAAAGACCTGAAGCTGAGATATAAAATCGCGAAATAA
- a CDS encoding S41 family peptidase → MDSTPAPTEYTYNYWLLQKTYLFEDELPLLDEQGDSVNELYNKLSDPYTRYIPPSKSEAAISHINTSIVPGDVGMEYSQFNQMEHPLVIYRVYPESPAGRAGIPRYGNILNVNGVEITGDRAFNIYDSVLTHNKEISITVSYAGDTATYELIKEDVYAPTVFVDTLDGIEIITITGFKLNTVDKKNGTLGELTTYLESTRNSTAPRLIDLRGNPGGHVNHCTAMADLFMEKGNISTRSWRSFAGDGTPLYNKVTVVAKPGDAGEKKKFVALVNGGSASCAEIFAVALQEGANIPIAGTVSYGKGIGQSTWKTMAGGLSLITNLEFLTPKGNSYHKKGIIPNYPCSEASLQCGFDALESKYGKTGSQKTAFKKSATDSDANEPQILRRYKDLGGAIIEGEE, encoded by the coding sequence GTGGATTCTACGCCGGCGCCGACTGAATATACCTACAACTACTGGCTTTTGCAAAAGACATACTTGTTTGAAGACGAACTGCCCCTGCTGGATGAACAGGGCGATTCGGTAAACGAACTATACAACAAGTTATCCGATCCGTATACCCGTTACATTCCGCCGTCAAAAAGCGAAGCCGCCATTTCGCACATTAATACAAGTATTGTACCGGGCGACGTAGGCATGGAATATTCGCAGTTTAATCAGATGGAGCATCCGCTCGTCATTTATCGCGTGTATCCCGAAAGCCCTGCCGGACGGGCAGGCATCCCCCGCTACGGAAACATTCTAAATGTCAACGGCGTCGAAATTACGGGCGACCGCGCATTCAATATCTACGACTCGGTCCTGACGCACAACAAGGAAATTTCAATCACGGTTAGTTACGCGGGCGACACCGCCACATACGAACTGATTAAAGAAGACGTTTATGCCCCGACCGTATTTGTCGACACCTTGGACGGAATCGAAATCATCACCATTACCGGATTCAAGCTGAACACGGTTGACAAGAAAAACGGTACGCTTGGCGAACTTACGACTTACCTGGAATCGACCAGGAACTCGACGGCTCCCCGGCTCATTGACTTGCGAGGGAACCCGGGCGGCCATGTAAACCATTGCACCGCGATGGCAGACTTGTTCATGGAGAAGGGCAATATTTCAACCCGCTCCTGGCGAAGCTTTGCAGGCGACGGCACCCCCCTTTACAACAAGGTGACTGTAGTTGCCAAGCCGGGCGACGCAGGCGAAAAAAAGAAATTCGTGGCACTCGTGAATGGCGGAAGCGCAAGCTGTGCCGAAATCTTTGCGGTAGCTCTCCAAGAAGGCGCAAACATTCCCATCGCAGGAACAGTCTCCTACGGCAAGGGAATCGGCCAAAGCACTTGGAAGACAATGGCCGGAGGACTTTCGCTCATTACGAATCTGGAGTTCCTGACGCCCAAAGGAAATTCCTACCACAAAAAGGGAATCATTCCCAACTACCCTTGTTCCGAAGCATCGCTCCAATGCGGCTTTGACGCACTCGAAAGCAAATACGGCAAAACGGGCTCACAAAAGACAGCCTTTAAAAAGAGTGCAACCGATTCCGATGCAAACGAGCCACAGATTTTACGCCGTTACAAGGACTTGGGCGGCGCTATTATAGAAGGAGAAGAATAG